In the genome of Gemmatimonadota bacterium, one region contains:
- a CDS encoding cation transporter → MTAPAASRDESLVLDITGMSCDHCVARVKKAVDSVTGVHASDVGIGIATVNFDPSTVSADDIAASVTRAGYPARARGAA, encoded by the coding sequence ATGACAGCACCGGCCGCGAGCCGCGATGAATCCCTCGTTCTCGACATCACGGGAATGAGCTGTGACCACTGTGTAGCCCGAGTCAAGAAGGCCGTCGACAGTGTGACTGGCGTTCACGCGAGCGACGTCGGGATCGGAATAGCCACCGTCAACTTCGATCCATCAACCGTATCGGCAGATGACATAGCCGCCTCAGTCACACGTGCCGGTTATCCGGCGCGCGCCAGGGGTGCGGCGTAA
- a CDS encoding heavy metal translocating P-type ATPase, with the protein MTNATRVAPAGRNRATADGDRSAIRIPVSGMTCAACQAHVQRALEGEPGVLDASVNLMMNSADVRYDPAVVTPDRLVAAIVDSGYGAELASPDQTAFEEQEARERAQDEEFRDLRLKAIVSGVVAVIAMLLSMPLMQANAMIVHGPVADPFMRWVMTSLTPALQTVAPWAYAIDPEVLSYALLIVTLAIMAWAGRRFYTGAWSGLRHRTSDMNTLIAVGTGAAFIYSTIATVMPGFFISHGVAPDVYYEAVVFIIALILTGNAFEARAKRQTAGALRALVDLQPKNARVLRGDAEVAVPIDSIQHGDTIVVRPGERVPVDGQIISGHSAVDESMLTGESLPIEKTTGDRVIGGTINRTGSFRYAATSLGQNSVLAQIVRLMRDAQSSRAPIQRLADRVSAVFVPVVIALAVVTFITWFAVVSVHGGSAPLVRAFAASVAVLIIACPCAMGLAVPTAVMVASGRGAALGILIKGGEALQRAADVTTVVLDKTGTVTEGRPSVTDVVLRPATDGGAAIDEAEFLALVASIEAQSEHPLAEAILRHAGEKAIRGTTPEAFQSVTGQGALGAVGGTAVIVGNETLMREYAIDVSSLRPEAQRLSGDGKTSIYVAIDGRLSGLVAVADRVRDTSREAIASLHEMGLEVAMLTGDDQRTADAVARAAGISRVVAGVLPDGKVAEIVRLQSAGNIVAMVGDGINDAPALSQADISFGIGTGTDIAMEAADVVLMRGDLRSVVDAITLSRRTLATMKQNLFWAFIYNVVGIPIAAGVLYPSFGILLSPILASAAMAFSSVSVVSNSLRLRHVRIA; encoded by the coding sequence GTGACCAACGCAACAAGGGTCGCGCCGGCAGGGCGCAATCGCGCCACCGCCGACGGCGATCGCAGCGCGATCCGGATACCCGTGTCGGGTATGACCTGCGCCGCGTGCCAGGCGCACGTGCAGCGTGCGCTCGAGGGCGAGCCGGGTGTTCTCGACGCGTCCGTGAATCTCATGATGAACAGCGCCGATGTGAGATACGATCCGGCGGTCGTCACGCCCGACAGACTCGTTGCCGCGATTGTCGATTCGGGATATGGCGCGGAGTTGGCTTCACCGGACCAGACGGCGTTCGAGGAGCAGGAAGCGAGGGAGCGCGCGCAGGACGAGGAGTTTCGCGATCTGCGTCTCAAGGCGATAGTGAGCGGAGTCGTAGCCGTCATCGCGATGCTGCTCTCGATGCCGTTGATGCAGGCCAACGCGATGATCGTGCATGGTCCCGTCGCCGATCCGTTCATGCGCTGGGTGATGACGTCGCTCACTCCGGCGTTGCAGACAGTTGCGCCGTGGGCGTACGCGATCGATCCCGAGGTGCTCTCATACGCGCTGCTGATCGTCACGCTCGCGATCATGGCATGGGCGGGCCGTCGCTTCTATACGGGTGCATGGAGCGGATTGCGTCACCGCACGTCGGACATGAACACGCTGATCGCGGTTGGTACCGGCGCGGCGTTCATCTATTCGACGATCGCAACGGTAATGCCTGGATTCTTCATCAGTCACGGTGTTGCGCCAGACGTCTACTACGAAGCCGTCGTCTTCATCATTGCACTGATTCTCACCGGCAACGCATTCGAGGCGCGAGCGAAGCGGCAGACTGCGGGTGCTCTTCGCGCCCTCGTCGATCTCCAGCCAAAGAACGCCCGCGTTCTACGTGGCGATGCAGAGGTGGCCGTTCCAATCGATTCGATTCAGCACGGCGATACGATAGTGGTACGCCCGGGCGAGCGGGTCCCCGTGGATGGGCAGATTATCTCCGGCCACAGCGCGGTGGACGAATCGATGCTCACCGGCGAATCGCTGCCGATCGAGAAGACCACTGGCGATCGCGTGATCGGTGGTACCATCAATCGCACCGGCAGTTTCCGCTACGCCGCAACGTCGTTGGGCCAGAACAGTGTCCTCGCGCAGATAGTGCGGCTGATGCGCGATGCGCAGAGCTCGCGCGCCCCGATACAGCGCCTCGCAGATCGCGTGAGCGCCGTGTTCGTGCCGGTCGTGATAGCGCTTGCCGTCGTAACGTTCATCACGTGGTTCGCGGTCGTGAGTGTGCACGGCGGGTCCGCGCCTCTCGTGCGCGCGTTCGCTGCGTCCGTAGCGGTACTGATCATCGCATGCCCGTGCGCGATGGGACTTGCCGTCCCGACGGCTGTAATGGTCGCAAGTGGACGGGGGGCCGCGCTCGGCATTCTCATCAAGGGCGGCGAAGCGTTGCAACGTGCCGCGGATGTGACGACTGTCGTGCTGGACAAGACGGGAACGGTGACCGAAGGGCGTCCGTCCGTCACCGATGTCGTCCTGCGTCCGGCAACTGATGGCGGCGCTGCGATCGACGAAGCTGAATTTCTGGCGCTGGTGGCGTCGATCGAAGCACAGTCCGAGCATCCGCTCGCGGAGGCGATACTGCGGCATGCTGGTGAGAAGGCGATTCGCGGCACCACACCCGAGGCGTTCCAGTCCGTCACCGGACAGGGCGCACTGGGCGCCGTAGGCGGTACCGCCGTGATCGTCGGTAACGAAACATTGATGCGTGAGTACGCGATAGATGTTTCGTCGTTGCGCCCGGAAGCGCAGCGACTGTCGGGCGACGGAAAGACGTCGATCTATGTCGCCATCGATGGCAGATTGTCGGGTCTCGTTGCAGTTGCGGACCGCGTCCGCGATACTTCACGCGAGGCAATCGCATCGCTTCATGAGATGGGACTGGAGGTGGCGATGTTGACGGGCGACGATCAACGTACCGCCGACGCAGTCGCTCGCGCAGCGGGAATATCGCGCGTCGTTGCCGGTGTCCTGCCTGATGGAAAGGTAGCGGAAATTGTACGATTGCAGTCCGCAGGGAACATCGTAGCCATGGTCGGGGACGGCATCAATGACGCACCGGCGCTGAGCCAGGCCGACATCTCGTTCGGCATCGGCACCGGTACCGACATAGCAATGGAAGCAGCAGATGTCGTGCTGATGCGCGGCGATCTGCGAAGCGTCGTCGATGCCATCACGTTGTCGCGCCGTACGCTTGCGACGATGAAGCAGAACCTGTTCTGGGCATTCATCTACAACGTGGTCGGAATCCCCATAGCTGCCGGAGTGCTCTACCCGAGCTTCGGAATCCTGCTCAGTCCCATCCTCGCGAGCGCCGCAATGGCGTTCAGCTCGGTGAGCGTGGTGAGCAACAGTCTCCGGTTGCGCCATGTTCGGATCGCGTGA
- a CDS encoding family 20 glycosylhydrolase, with protein MTRLDLIVAVTIVCATAPGIARAQAPATLNLMPVPSSVAVQNGSINIDSTFRVAVVHGDDARLMHAVERMIPRLEYRTGIAMSHAIAHDSTGATLVIDCDGPGERVQGIDENESYTLTSGNGSLTLHAATTVGVIRGLETVLQLVDGDAQHYFIPNVSITDTPRFKWRGLLVDVSRHFEPVSEIERTLDGMSAVKLNVLHWHLSDDQGIRVESKRYPKLQGVGSDSLYYTQAQIREVVAYARDRGIRVVPEFDMPGHSSAWFVGYPQYASGPGPYAIGRRWTGYAGVFDPTRETVYKFIDRFIGEMSTLFPDAYWHIGGDEVNATQWKQSARIQKFMAARHLADHAALQAYFNQRLSRILTKHHKHMIGWDEILHPDLPRTTVVQSWRGTQYLGQAVSQGFSGILSAPYYLDAMKSSEQMYLADPLAGDSTLTPDQVARVLGGEACMWSELIAPESIDSRIWPRLAAIAERFWSPRSVTDVGDMYRRLAIQDVRLEQLGLGQESHTDRFLRRIMNGPDIAPLAHLLRFAEPVTLGQRVHGGPTTQMTPLVQVVDAAQPDPPNRWRIQQLVADVIASPRTNVAAHDTLAKWFSDWRALAPRVHDAGNRSPLAQGAIPAADALARVGTIGLAALEARKSGMPLSQAWTDSAKVILTAADKPQGLLHLVVVPAVRRLLTQ; from the coding sequence ATGACCCGACTCGATCTCATCGTCGCCGTGACTATCGTGTGCGCCACCGCACCGGGAATCGCTCGCGCTCAGGCACCAGCCACGCTCAACCTGATGCCTGTTCCGAGCAGTGTAGCGGTTCAAAACGGATCAATAAATATTGATTCGACATTCCGTGTCGCAGTCGTGCATGGCGACGATGCGCGACTGATGCACGCTGTAGAGCGAATGATACCGCGCCTGGAGTATAGAACAGGTATCGCGATGTCCCACGCAATCGCACACGATTCCACCGGCGCGACGCTCGTGATCGATTGCGACGGTCCCGGCGAACGAGTGCAGGGTATCGACGAAAATGAATCGTACACGCTCACAAGCGGCAACGGATCCCTGACCCTGCACGCAGCGACGACCGTCGGTGTGATCCGCGGACTCGAGACCGTCCTCCAGCTCGTCGACGGCGACGCGCAGCACTACTTCATCCCCAATGTCAGCATCACCGACACGCCGCGCTTCAAGTGGCGTGGACTGCTCGTCGACGTGAGCCGCCACTTCGAGCCGGTATCCGAGATCGAGCGAACGCTGGATGGCATGTCGGCCGTCAAGCTCAACGTTCTGCACTGGCACCTGTCCGACGATCAGGGCATTCGTGTCGAGAGCAAGCGTTATCCCAAACTGCAAGGCGTGGGCTCGGACAGTCTCTACTACACGCAGGCGCAGATCCGCGAAGTCGTGGCATATGCGCGCGATCGCGGCATTCGCGTGGTGCCCGAGTTCGACATGCCGGGACATTCGAGCGCCTGGTTCGTCGGATATCCGCAGTACGCCAGCGGACCGGGGCCGTACGCGATCGGTCGACGCTGGACAGGCTACGCTGGCGTGTTCGATCCGACGCGCGAGACGGTCTACAAATTCATCGACCGCTTCATTGGCGAGATGTCCACGTTGTTCCCCGATGCGTACTGGCACATCGGTGGCGACGAGGTAAATGCAACACAGTGGAAACAGAGTGCGCGCATTCAGAAGTTCATGGCAGCACGCCATCTCGCGGATCACGCTGCACTGCAGGCGTACTTCAACCAGCGCCTGTCGCGCATTCTCACAAAGCATCACAAGCACATGATCGGCTGGGACGAAATCCTGCACCCCGATCTGCCGCGCACCACGGTCGTTCAATCGTGGCGCGGCACGCAGTACCTCGGTCAGGCGGTCTCGCAGGGTTTCAGCGGAATTCTCTCGGCGCCCTACTACCTGGATGCGATGAAGTCGTCGGAGCAGATGTATCTCGCCGATCCACTCGCCGGCGACAGCACGCTTACTCCGGACCAGGTCGCGCGCGTGCTCGGTGGCGAGGCGTGCATGTGGTCCGAGCTCATCGCTCCCGAGAGCATCGACTCGCGCATCTGGCCGCGGTTGGCTGCGATCGCCGAGCGTTTCTGGTCGCCGAGGAGCGTGACCGACGTGGGAGACATGTATCGCAGACTCGCCATTCAGGACGTGCGCCTGGAGCAGCTTGGGCTGGGACAGGAGTCGCATACCGACCGATTCCTGCGACGCATCATGAATGGTCCTGATATCGCGCCGCTCGCGCATTTGCTCCGGTTCGCCGAACCGGTGACATTGGGCCAGCGCGTGCACGGCGGGCCGACCACGCAGATGACACCGCTGGTGCAGGTTGTGGATGCAGCGCAGCCCGATCCACCGAATAGATGGCGCATTCAGCAGTTGGTTGCCGACGTCATCGCTTCGCCCAGGACAAACGTTGCTGCGCACGATACACTTGCGAAGTGGTTCTCCGACTGGCGCGCGCTCGCACCGCGCGTGCATGATGCCGGGAATCGGTCGCCGCTCGCGCAGGGTGCGATTCCAGCAGCTGACGCGCTTGCACGTGTTGGCACGATCGGGCTCGCGGCGCTCGAGGCGCGCAAGAGTGGCATGCCGTTATCGCAGGCCTGGACTGACTCGGCGAAGGTGATTCTGACTGCGGCTGACAAGCCGCAGGGGTTGCTGCATCTGGTCGTGGTGCCGGCAGTGCGGCGGTTGTTGACGCAGTAG
- a CDS encoding metal-sensitive transcriptional regulator — MPTSAKTPANTTRKAPASPSSGRKAVGVDSDAKSRNLLRLRRIEGQVRGLQKMVEDDRYCADIMTQIASTHEALRAVGRELMRNHLKHCAASAIRTGGEEASEMYDELVDMMYKHSR; from the coding sequence ATGCCAACATCCGCGAAAACACCCGCCAACACGACACGGAAGGCGCCGGCTTCACCGAGTTCCGGTCGAAAGGCAGTCGGCGTGGACTCCGACGCCAAGTCCAGAAACCTCCTCCGGCTGCGCAGGATCGAGGGTCAGGTGCGCGGGCTGCAGAAGATGGTCGAGGATGACCGCTACTGCGCCGACATCATGACGCAGATAGCGTCCACGCACGAGGCGTTGCGCGCGGTCGGTCGCGAGTTGATGCGTAACCATCTCAAGCACTGTGCGGCGTCGGCGATCCGTACGGGCGGTGAGGAAGCGTCCGAGATGTACGACGAGCTGGTGGACATGATGTACAAGCACAGCCGGTGA
- a CDS encoding HlyD family efflux transporter periplasmic adaptor subunit: protein MDIPRERAPNRQRYIYGGVGLAAIIAVVIGVASLKPAAPSVDRSSVVIDSVRRGDMVIDVRGPGSLVPEQIRWVSAITAGRVDRIDVRPGATVTDTTTLLELSNPDVQLEALSAQQQLNAAEGALVTLRINLSTQKLAQEGVVATTTSDYNDAMRNATAFDELEKKGFLAKGLLAPMDVSKAKDKAVELKARMAIEKQRLDVMSQSIAQQIELQKSQVDKLRDIAQFQQSRIASMQVRAGAAGQVTELSLEPGQYVLPGTNLAKVAQPGRLKAVLHIPETQAKDIQIGQLASIDTRNGIIPGHVIRIDPGAVNGTVEVDVGLDGALPKGARPDLSVDGTIELDRLKNVLYVGRPAYGEPESTVGLFKVTNGGKEAQRVNVKLGRASVNMIEVVQGLSAGDKIITSDMSGSDTQSRVRLQ, encoded by the coding sequence GTGGACATTCCGCGAGAACGCGCGCCGAACAGACAGCGCTACATATATGGAGGAGTCGGACTGGCCGCGATCATCGCGGTTGTCATCGGAGTCGCGAGCCTCAAGCCCGCGGCGCCGAGCGTCGACAGGTCATCGGTCGTGATTGATTCGGTGCGCCGCGGCGACATGGTGATCGATGTGCGTGGCCCTGGCTCACTCGTGCCAGAGCAGATTCGCTGGGTATCGGCGATAACCGCCGGTCGTGTGGATCGCATCGACGTGCGCCCTGGTGCGACGGTCACAGATACGACTACGCTGCTCGAGCTGAGCAATCCCGACGTGCAGCTCGAGGCTCTGAGCGCACAACAGCAGTTGAATGCCGCCGAGGGTGCGCTTGTTACGCTCCGGATCAACCTGTCGACACAGAAGCTCGCGCAGGAGGGAGTCGTCGCGACGACGACGTCCGACTACAACGACGCGATGCGAAACGCGACGGCATTCGACGAGCTGGAGAAGAAAGGATTTCTCGCAAAGGGTCTTCTTGCTCCGATGGATGTCAGCAAGGCAAAGGACAAGGCCGTCGAGCTCAAGGCGAGGATGGCGATCGAGAAGCAGCGGCTCGATGTGATGTCGCAGTCGATCGCACAACAGATCGAATTGCAGAAATCACAGGTCGACAAGTTGCGCGATATCGCGCAGTTCCAGCAGAGTCGCATAGCGTCAATGCAGGTTCGTGCCGGTGCTGCCGGCCAGGTAACCGAATTGTCCCTCGAGCCCGGTCAATACGTGCTGCCGGGAACCAATCTCGCGAAAGTCGCGCAGCCTGGCCGCCTGAAGGCGGTGCTGCACATTCCCGAGACGCAGGCGAAGGACATCCAGATCGGTCAGCTCGCGTCGATTGATACGCGCAATGGAATCATTCCAGGTCACGTCATACGCATCGATCCGGGTGCGGTGAATGGGACAGTCGAGGTGGACGTCGGGCTCGATGGAGCGCTGCCGAAGGGTGCGCGGCCCGACCTCAGCGTTGATGGCACGATCGAGTTGGATCGCCTGAAAAACGTTCTCTACGTGGGGCGTCCGGCGTATGGCGAGCCGGAGAGCACCGTAGGCCTGTTCAAGGTGACCAACGGTGGCAAGGAAGCACAGCGAGTGAACGTGAAGCTGGGACGCGCCTCGGTCAACATGATCGAGGTCGTTCAGGGATTGAGCGCAGGCGACAAGATCATCACATCAGACATGTCCGGCTCGGATACGCAGAGCCGAGTGAGACTGCAATGA
- a CDS encoding ABC transporter permease, whose product MGVGDSLKRETGRAIRSLARSPGFTLIVVITLALGIGATTAIFTMLDRVVLHALPYADSDRLVWLDSPTPGIKPDSRWGLSSAGFFYFQKNAHTLENAAALMPERMTITGNRAAERVPAALVSGSIFDVLRLRPMLGRALSHTDNLPNAQPVVVISYNYWKTRLDSDPHVVGRLITVNTIPMQVVGVMGPDATVPDVTSPNIDLWLPAELDPNATPQNHHYLPVVARLAPGATVASAQAELAQITKRFPVMFPTAYSDGFLKGTGFTTAVTPLRTRIIGDVSTRLWILLGAVALVLVIACGNVANLFLVRAESRQREVAIRTALGAKRADLARHYFAETILLALIGGAAAFGLAAIGLHVIVVLAPPDLPRMSEVHPGWLSLLFTMGVSLAAGILFGALALMGAESADDAMMLREGGRGMSSSARQHFTRGMLVAAQTALALVLLAAAGLMLQSFRNLRGVSPGFDPSNVLTAELSLPAARYSTMEQVEGFYHDLLTRTAAIPGVQVAGAGEVVPLGPSNDGTAIGGFSGCSGMAIENPGEDGGRSVGCIGAKTISPGYFSALGIKLRGSEPKWSDVESHTAGVVVTRALAARLWPGQDAIGKGIKLGTRKPPFYRVVGVSDDIHGSALSDPPAEAVFFPLLPIANTYLEGPVRTMTVVLRSTGVPPTVLAGSLRRILRQMDPDVPLGNVRPMEDIVARSMIRLSFTMTLLGIAASMALILSAIGIYGVISYIVGRRRGEIGIRMALGAHASRVGTMVVRQSVQFAVAGIVIGILATVAITRVLSSVLYGVSPTDPTTLVVVSIIMLLIAVLASYVPAQRAMSVDPVEALRAD is encoded by the coding sequence ATGGGCGTAGGTGACTCGCTGAAACGTGAAACCGGGCGTGCGATCCGCTCGCTCGCGCGTAGTCCCGGCTTCACGCTGATCGTGGTCATCACGCTCGCGCTCGGGATCGGAGCGACGACGGCGATCTTCACGATGCTGGACCGGGTGGTGTTGCACGCGCTGCCGTACGCGGATTCTGACCGGCTCGTTTGGTTGGACTCGCCGACGCCGGGGATCAAGCCCGACTCGAGATGGGGACTTTCTTCCGCCGGCTTCTTCTACTTCCAGAAGAATGCGCACACCCTCGAAAATGCCGCCGCACTCATGCCGGAGCGGATGACGATTACCGGCAACCGGGCCGCAGAGCGCGTTCCGGCTGCGCTGGTAAGCGGGAGCATCTTCGACGTCCTTCGTCTGCGTCCGATGCTGGGACGCGCGCTCAGTCACACGGACAATCTGCCGAATGCGCAACCCGTGGTTGTGATCAGCTACAACTACTGGAAGACGCGTCTCGATAGCGACCCGCACGTGGTTGGCCGATTGATCACCGTGAATACGATTCCGATGCAGGTGGTCGGAGTGATGGGCCCGGACGCGACCGTCCCCGACGTGACTTCTCCGAATATCGACCTGTGGCTACCGGCGGAGCTCGATCCCAATGCGACGCCGCAAAATCATCACTATCTCCCAGTAGTTGCACGCCTGGCGCCCGGTGCAACGGTGGCGTCAGCACAAGCAGAGCTCGCGCAGATCACGAAACGTTTTCCGGTCATGTTCCCTACTGCCTACAGCGATGGTTTTCTCAAGGGCACCGGGTTCACTACCGCCGTAACGCCGCTTCGGACACGCATCATTGGCGACGTATCAACACGGCTGTGGATCCTGCTCGGTGCGGTGGCGCTCGTGTTGGTAATTGCATGCGGGAATGTCGCCAATCTGTTTCTCGTGCGTGCAGAATCGCGTCAGCGAGAAGTCGCGATCCGGACAGCTCTGGGAGCGAAACGGGCGGACCTTGCACGGCACTACTTCGCTGAGACGATACTGCTCGCGTTGATCGGCGGCGCCGCGGCGTTTGGACTCGCCGCGATCGGATTGCATGTAATAGTTGTGCTCGCCCCACCTGATCTGCCCCGCATGAGCGAGGTTCATCCCGGATGGCTGAGCTTGCTGTTCACCATGGGGGTGTCGCTAGCCGCCGGCATTCTGTTCGGAGCGCTGGCTCTGATGGGTGCGGAGTCCGCCGATGATGCAATGATGTTGCGTGAGGGCGGACGCGGCATGTCGTCGTCGGCGAGGCAACATTTCACGCGCGGCATGCTCGTCGCCGCGCAAACCGCCCTCGCGCTCGTGCTGCTCGCAGCAGCCGGCCTCATGTTGCAGAGTTTTCGAAATCTCCGTGGCGTCTCACCCGGGTTTGACCCTTCGAACGTACTGACTGCGGAGTTGAGCCTGCCTGCCGCTCGGTACTCGACGATGGAGCAGGTGGAGGGCTTCTATCACGATCTGCTGACACGCACCGCCGCGATCCCCGGAGTTCAGGTTGCAGGCGCGGGTGAAGTGGTTCCGCTCGGCCCGTCCAATGACGGTACTGCAATCGGCGGGTTCAGCGGCTGCTCTGGAATGGCGATCGAGAATCCTGGCGAGGATGGAGGACGATCGGTCGGCTGCATCGGCGCCAAGACGATTTCACCTGGGTATTTCAGTGCACTCGGCATCAAGCTGCGGGGCTCCGAGCCGAAATGGAGCGACGTCGAGTCGCATACGGCTGGCGTCGTCGTCACCAGGGCGCTGGCCGCGCGCCTCTGGCCAGGCCAGGACGCGATCGGAAAGGGAATCAAACTCGGTACGCGCAAGCCACCCTTCTATCGTGTCGTAGGAGTTAGTGACGACATTCACGGCTCGGCGTTGAGCGATCCGCCGGCCGAGGCAGTCTTCTTTCCGTTGCTGCCCATTGCGAATACATACCTGGAAGGACCGGTGAGGACGATGACGGTCGTGCTTCGGTCGACCGGCGTACCACCAACTGTGCTCGCCGGATCTCTCCGACGTATCCTCCGGCAGATGGATCCCGATGTTCCTCTCGGTAATGTCAGACCGATGGAAGACATAGTCGCGCGCTCGATGATCCGGCTCTCGTTCACAATGACGCTACTCGGGATCGCAGCTTCGATGGCGTTGATCCTGAGCGCGATCGGTATCTACGGCGTGATCTCGTACATCGTCGGCAGGCGTCGCGGCGAGATCGGAATTCGCATGGCACTCGGCGCACATGCGTCACGTGTCGGTACGATGGTGGTAAGACAATCCGTACAGTTCGCCGTGGCGGGGATCGTCATTGGCATCCTCGCGACGGTCGCGATAACGCGCGTACTCAGCTCTGTACTGTACGGCGTAAGCCCCACCGATCCAACGACGTTGGTCGTCGTCTCCATAATCATGCTGCTCATCGCAGTTCTCGCGAGCTACGTTCCCGCGCAACGCGCAATGAGCGTCGATCCGGTCGAAGCACTTCGAGCGGATTAG